One Vicia villosa cultivar HV-30 ecotype Madison, WI linkage group LG5, Vvil1.0, whole genome shotgun sequence genomic window, GGAAATGGGTGAATAGCTGAGTGGGTGAGGTTTGACAAATGCAGTTAATTATGAAGTTTGGTAAATGGGTGAGTGGTAGAGAACGTGAGTAAATGTGTGGAATTTTATTAGTTACTGTAATACTTTAAGTGATTATTTgtggatttttattaattaatatatttattaattaataatatttgatCAATGAAATTAATTGAGAGTTATGATAATGGGATAAGGGAAAGGGAACGTGAAATaagtgcatttttatttttattaattataaatgatGTACAATTTTATGATGAGTTGCAATATTCGTAACCGTCACTTTTGTCGTTCTTACTGTAATAAAAATCTTCTCCCACCATtatcagaaaaaaaaaaacttctccaACCATTTACTGCACTTTTTGACAAACCTTTCACGATCTCTTGTTCAGTTATTTTTCATTTTGCTATTAAAAaggaaactaaaatattttttattgccAAAAAAATTCGCCTATATATAGCAGTAGTATTAGAGCAAGCATTGCAGTTGAAAATAAAGCGAAAACTAGAGGAAAAAGGAAGAAGCCATGAGTCGTGGAAACCAGAGAGAGGTGACTCATTTTCTTCGCCTTTCATATACAAATCTTTTCATTACTCAATGCATGTTGATCACATTTTTTGTtacatttttttttctctttctctctgttTTCAATTGTGCATTTTCCGACGACCTGATCATTATCCGGTCACTGTTCAATGCATCTTCCGGTGACtgtatttgcattctcatcatttgTTCGGTTACTTCTTTCTTTCCGATTTTACATTTTTTCCGGCGACATGTGCACTCTCCAGTTATGATTTTATGCgtcttgtttttttttgtttcttcattCTTTCCAGATTTTACATTTTTTCTGGCGACACACTTTACAGTTAGGATTTTATACGTTTTCCGGCGTATATACTCCGGTAATACAGTTATTGATCATGACGATCTCAATATCCAACAGATCTAAATGAATGATTAGAAATTATTTTTTGCCTAACTGTTTGTAAGTGTTTGATGCATTTTTTATTAGTACAAATTGTGTGATTCTGTTATGAAAACAGTAAATTGGATTTAAGCAGATTCTATTTTAATTTACTCAATTCAATTTTCATTTGATGAAAATACCAATACTATTACTCACTAATTTGTATGATAAAGTACAAATTGCAAGAATTACAATCAATGTCACCGAATGAAATCGTGAAAGTCTATACTAGTCTACAATGCGACTGCAAAAActgtttctatttttcatttgaaatataatttaataCTTTTTTTCTGTACTTGTGAATTGTAATGTTAAGTATCAAAACTCTGTTTTATCTTGCAGCGTCACTGTACCATCGAGTTCGACGGTGCATCTAGTGGAAATCCTGGAAAGTCTGGTGCAGGAGCTGTACTCCGTTCTGGGAATGAGGTGTATACTCTATGCATCAATTCATTTTTGTATTATAAACTATATACTATCAAATGTAGCTAACTCTTGGGTTTCTCTAAAGGTCCATCGCTTCAGTAAAGGACTGGGCACTAAAACAAATAATTCTGCTGAGTATGAAGGTTTACTTTTAGGATTGAAAGAAGCCAGTGACAAAGGGTATGACCATGTTGAAATTCGAGGCGATTCTAAGCTTGTTTGCGAACAGGTTAGTTTAGTTATTTACCATGTATGCATTTTCCAATTGTTCACAAAATACTGCTGAATTGAAATTTTAAGTAATTATAGTGAttgttatttatcatttgctttatAACTTCCTTTGTATGAGGAATTTACCATAATATTTTATTGGTTTTGCAACAGTTTAAGGGTAATTGGAAAGTCAACAACCCGAATTTAAGGGATTTGCGTGATAAGGCTTTGGACTTGAAGGATAACTTCAAGTCAGTCAAGGTTCAACATGTTCCTAGGGTATACCCTCTGATCTATTTTGTTTATTGACACAAGGAAAAATTGCCATCTTTCTTAATTGGGTTTTTATCTATGGAAAACTGTAGATGATATTTGAAAACTACTTGTAATTGCCGCCTCTTTTAAATTTTGAGAATCAATTATGACATTTTAATTTGCACAAGCTTGCATACCATTTACTCTCTTGAATATAAGATCATTGGCACCACTGTCACTAGTTCTGTATATGTTTCCCTATTATATAGTAGTAATTTTAACAAATgcgtttccttttttttttaatgctATAAGGGTTCTAACAGAGAAGCTGATGCTCAAGCAAATTGGGGCAAAAATCTTGAAGGTCAGACTTCAAATCTTTTCCGAgttcttaattatttgatttcCCAATTACTCTGGCATTTTGAGACATCTTGTTTTTAATATATCTTTTGACTTTTTAAGAAGAATGAATTACCAATGAATTGAATCCTAAGCTGATTTGAAACTGAAAAAATGAACACCAATAGGATCATTCTAATGGATCTTCTTATATTTTTGCAGCTGGCCACATTCAAGAAAACTATTACTACTACTGATCATATGTGACAGCATGCAACTGTCAAAAACTATTGGCAACTATGTTACTTTTCTTTTTTAGATTGTCTACTAGCTAGTTAAGCATTTAGGGTGGTCTTACATTTGACACACTGCATGTCAGAGGTGAAATTCGGTTTGCAATTTGAACTTTTGCTTTAGGGGCTTAAGAATGTTGCTTTTGATGTTTGGATTTTATGTTTGGATGTTATGTGAATGTTTCTGAATTTACTATTTTCTGCCTTCATTTGTTTGTTTATATCTTATAATCTCTCGTGCTATGTGATGACATTTATTTGTCTGATGTAATGACCCAAAAAGGAACTTTTGATCATTATAAATAGAAAATTTTTTCACCCATCTcccaaccttcttgcccacccctggtgaatttatcacaataccccttgttttggaagttcatttccgaaactgtactttttttcttaaaaaaggtgttttcggaaatgcatttccgaaaacgtgttttttttaatataaaatattgatttcggagatacatctccgaaataaagttactttttcagaaaatgtggtgtttcggaagttcatctccgaacgcacccccttggggaattcggaaatgaacttccgaaaatatgtctggacagaagaaaatgaaaaacaacaacaattcgctttatttaatcggatgaagattacaacgataatattacatataattaaagttacatattgttgatcacaggtaggtggagatgagtcaacattttgataacatcgtccgccgatctttgaagtttcgcgtccaagtcgatcgggcctttcgaagaaaatcggtcgaacgttgtccacaaaaccgccaaatcttcgtcgttcttgatctcaaaaggtgtgaacttaatgcctccctcgtcgttaagcgatggcgagcggtactcgagcttgacaacctttcgattctcgggatagtgcaaaagcgtgttgagcgacggtatcaactccgcaaacggcgtgtcgcgcgagaagcgaaattggaacggcatcgggtagccggtttcaaagtagacgaatgctgggtgggggtaggtttgtgtcatttgtgttttgtggtgtggagaggatgaagaagagtgtgtatttatagacttattggagcattgatggcctaacaaaccttatcctgcctaacaaaccaatcggtggatcctaagtccaaaataggctcattcttcgaccgctctctattttgctcgcgctcttggctcatcatttcttcaaactccgccattcttgaaacaaaaggatccggccaagtctccgcctcatttgaacgatgtgcggtccattgacaacaagtagccggtataggacaccccggtttcaaaaacacttggacgaagtgccgcgatcgtagatacccgatgcatatgattcggcccgacgagtccaatggcggtcgactatgaagtggaaagaaagtctcacatagtccaaacctcgtcaaatcgacgcatacaatatcatatgcacttgctatgagatgacccatatcggggaatgacatccacttcgagaccggagcgataccggtaagtggtggaacaagtgaatcatgaatttttgcaaacttttcttgattttcatatagtcggccgtagatgtcccgatacgaagtcaactccgcaagaagttcccgtcggactaaagtgtgattattttcccctttaccgagcaaacccgcaacggcccgatatccacaattgccgtctcctccaacatcaacgatgttattgatatttgaaacgctatccggtttcttacgcttcatatcggcaagtatgttgcgaggcgccactttgactatcgttaagtccgatatcacattcctctcttcgcgggacaaacgacacgccattggatgtccgtgtaacttgacatccaaggcatgattatgaattccacaaattacggttaaccgccacaaatcatcaaccctccgagtagcacgcaacttaaagggacacccgcactttctcgaccccgtgtcctcgtgttttagcacccggtttgattgtacataactaccaccccgttcgcaattcaaaacaacgaaagctttccgcctactatttccgttgtccgaccttaaaataacaattgcaaatccatttttgttagcttccttccgaacccaatcaagcaattatTCGCGACCGCCGAAGCTCCGATcaattgtaaaatgttgccgaacatcgaccgcattgatcaaaggagtaacgtcaataaccggatcgttattatcgttgacaatttctggaactaatactccatcgtcttgcacaatgttgtccggatgcaccatacctaacaaatgaataaattatcaaaagttggccaaaactgtttttttttactgccaggcctattttcggaagttcatttccgaaatatgttaggtaacatatttcggaaatgaacttctgaattatatcagtgttcagcagaattttgttgaatcaatgtagtgaaatagggaatgaaataagtgatgtttacctgaaattgtagctttctatgctccctttaacgtgatcaacggtttgaaacttgattttaggacgaaaaatggatggagattgattgggttttggagagggtttggaaaagtgttggagaaaaatgatgaaatagtgaaggagggaaatttgtatatgcagaaatattttcggaaatgaacttccgaaaatattaacggttttgacattttcggaggttcatttccgaagacaaaaaaaattcaaaaaaaaaagcgcttcggaagttcatttccgaagcaggggtagttttggtttttcgctggggatgacccccataaggaggtggctaaagaaattttctataaaTATTAGAGCAATGTAGACCATACAATAAGAGTGAGAATTGAAAAACTttcatttattcatttttcaCTGTTAAACATATAAAAACCTCCGCAAATATTCTACGGCACCTGTATTGGCAGCGTTTTCAAAAACCGCTTCTAGGAAATTTGAGGAGGCTAAAAACCCCCGCAAATTATTAAAATAACCTccgcaaaataatttttttgtagtGATCCCACTTTGAATCTATGGTTAAGATGTTTAACAGGTTTTATTGTTTGTACTTTTTTGTACTTTCTCTTTACACAAGATGGGAGATATAAAGGAAATGTGTCATATTAAAACTTGGCTGTTGGGTTTATCTAGAAAAATCCTATTTATCATGcacttgatttaaaaaaaaaacttagataACTCTTTCAATTTTAAGTATCAATTTAGTTGTCCATGGCAATGGAGGTATGAAGAGTTTCTAATTAACTATGTATTGTATAATGTTGTGCAAGACACGTATCGTATATCTTCTTTAGAAGATTGTGGTGTTGTATTGTATGTGCCGCAGTAAAAACTAGAGGGGTAAATTGTTATTCAATGCAATCAAAATATAGGCATGATGATACTGGTGTCTGTTGCTCTAAAACTAACTTTCCGAGCCAACATGATTCAAAAACTAAACTCAATTCTACTCACCTTTGGCCCTGGATCGAGACAAGATGGCTTGTCTTTTTGCAGAGCACAAGATCAGATCATCTCCAAGATATACACAATACTCAGTCTCAGATATAGATTTTATGGTGTTGGGACATCCACCCTAGTTGAATGATTATAGATAATGAGTTTATTAATAGACGATGGATAAATATGTAGACCAAGTGTAAAAGTATCCTTAAAATATTGAAAGATTTAAGTCACATTAGTCTTGTATTCTGTCCTCAAATCACACATAAATAGACACACTTGTTGAACAACATATAGATATTTGGTGTTGTAAATGTCAACTATTGTAAGACTCCAACAAGGTTGTGGTATTTAGTTGGTTCATGATAAGCATTACCTAAAAAGACACCGGGTTTTGTTTTCGTGTTCATTGGTGTAGAAGAAGGTTAGCTGGAAGGCATACTTACTCCCGTAATTATTGTgtttatatatacaaaaaatacctTATGAATGTCATGAAACAATATATGCAAAAAATAATTCAAAGAACCAAAATCCTGCATTGCAAATTCAAAGCTTTATTTGACATGGTAGATTGACATAGGGGATCTAAAAGCACAACAAAAATAAT contains:
- the LOC131606981 gene encoding uncharacterized protein LOC131606981, which produces MSRGNQRERHCTIEFDGASSGNPGKSGAGAVLRSGNEVHRFSKGLGTKTNNSAEYEGLLLGLKEASDKGYDHVEIRGDSKLVCEQFKGNWKVNNPNLRDLRDKALDLKDNFKSVKVQHVPRGSNREADAQANWGKNLEAGHIQENYYYY